In a genomic window of [Empedobacter] haloabium:
- a CDS encoding class I SAM-dependent methyltransferase, which yields MDWNDGYVADIAYPAAFFPEQSPTHLSIACVLNGVEPVPLDRPFTYFELGAGMGLTASVLAASHPHGRFYANDFQPAHVASARALAEAGELDNLTLLECSFADLAAGKIDLPPLDFITMYGVYSWVTPENRRHVVDFIARYLKPGGIVYVNYNAMPGWAGALPLQRIVLEHAARHPAGRERQVAQARDFVNALIATGIRYFDDNPALRHRLDSLAAALDVPLAQAARLAALLASSGHATLFLLDGALTDARPARALNRTIARDAVHGDQYQVLASPVLGGGLRAGLVQRLIYTVLTDRPDVSDSDTVLAAVRQKLERYRDAAGCDSSQAAQLAALTAGLPQTVEAILRLRVPVWRALQVL from the coding sequence ATGGACTGGAACGACGGCTACGTTGCCGACATCGCCTACCCCGCCGCATTCTTCCCCGAGCAAAGCCCGACCCACCTCAGCATCGCCTGCGTCCTGAACGGCGTCGAGCCGGTGCCGCTGGACCGGCCGTTCACCTATTTCGAGCTGGGTGCGGGCATGGGGCTGACGGCGTCCGTGCTGGCGGCCAGCCATCCGCACGGGCGCTTCTATGCCAACGACTTCCAGCCGGCCCACGTGGCCTCGGCACGGGCGCTGGCGGAAGCGGGCGAGCTGGATAACCTGACCCTGCTCGAATGCAGCTTCGCCGACCTGGCGGCCGGCAAGATCGACCTGCCGCCGCTGGACTTCATCACGATGTACGGCGTGTACAGCTGGGTCACGCCGGAAAACCGGCGCCATGTCGTCGACTTCATCGCCCGCTACCTGAAACCGGGCGGCATCGTCTACGTCAACTACAACGCCATGCCCGGCTGGGCCGGCGCGCTGCCGCTGCAGCGCATCGTGCTGGAACACGCGGCGCGCCACCCGGCCGGGCGCGAACGGCAAGTGGCGCAGGCGCGCGACTTCGTGAACGCCCTGATCGCCACCGGCATCCGCTATTTCGACGATAACCCGGCCTTGCGCCACCGCCTGGACTCGCTGGCCGCCGCGCTGGACGTGCCGCTGGCGCAGGCCGCCCGGCTGGCGGCGCTGCTGGCATCCTCCGGCCACGCCACCCTGTTCCTGCTGGACGGCGCCTTGACCGACGCGCGCCCGGCGCGCGCGCTGAACCGCACCATCGCCCGCGACGCCGTACATGGCGACCAATACCAGGTGCTGGCCTCGCCGGTGCTGGGCGGCGGCTTGCGCGCGGGGCTGGTGCAAAGGCTGATCTACACGGTGCTGACCGACCGCCCCGACGTCAGCGACAGCGATACCGTGCTGGCCGCCGTGCGGCAGAAGCTGGAGCGCTATCGCGACGCGGCGGGATGCGACAGCAGCCAGGCCGCGCAACTGGCGGCGCTGACGGCTGGCCTGCCGCAGACGGTGGAGGCCATCCTGCGCCTGCGCGTGCCCGTGTGGCGGGCACTGCAGGTGCTGTGA
- a CDS encoding phytanoyl-CoA dioxygenase family protein produces MNAPFQQAHQPLRDAHNIWFWQTLNPDLTISERPLAHTPPPALSHDRALAGTVARLAADTVREGYFQAPPVIGQAEAARLARVVEDLVQRGIPPVFCLVYDEFWRMFAGLDPLLRVLLGDGYRTMPTDIWAWHVPARDGATGWGPHRDLPRPDAVRANGLPRLLNVWLPLTDVAPDNACMYVLPTHLDPNFPEHVDGGEFSLRDWQNIRALPARAGSPLGWNTQVLHWGGRSSGRAAVPRISVGIYFHSADCDLHAMNPDVARQGFTSLPFGPGLELPFAARLEAIAGAIYMYNRRIPGDFPTTWEDVFAFARQHRRGV; encoded by the coding sequence ATGAACGCCCCCTTCCAACAGGCGCATCAGCCGCTGCGCGACGCGCACAATATCTGGTTCTGGCAAACCCTGAATCCCGACCTGACGATTAGCGAAAGGCCGCTGGCGCACACGCCACCGCCCGCCCTGTCGCACGACCGCGCCCTGGCCGGCACCGTCGCCCGCCTGGCGGCCGACACCGTGCGTGAAGGCTACTTTCAAGCCCCGCCCGTGATCGGACAGGCCGAAGCGGCCCGGCTGGCGCGGGTGGTGGAAGACCTCGTACAACGCGGCATCCCACCCGTGTTCTGCCTGGTGTATGACGAATTCTGGCGCATGTTTGCCGGCCTCGACCCGCTGCTGCGCGTGTTGCTGGGCGACGGCTACCGCACGATGCCCACCGATATCTGGGCCTGGCACGTGCCCGCGCGCGACGGCGCCACCGGCTGGGGCCCGCACCGCGACCTGCCGCGCCCGGACGCGGTACGCGCCAACGGCCTGCCACGCCTGCTCAATGTATGGTTGCCGCTGACGGACGTGGCGCCGGACAATGCCTGCATGTACGTGCTGCCAACCCACCTCGACCCGAATTTCCCCGAGCACGTGGATGGCGGCGAGTTCAGCCTGCGCGACTGGCAGAACATCCGCGCCCTGCCCGCCCGCGCCGGTAGTCCGCTGGGCTGGAACACGCAGGTGCTGCACTGGGGTGGACGCAGCAGCGGCCGGGCTGCCGTGCCGCGCATCAGCGTGGGGATCTACTTTCATAGTGCCGATTGCGACTTGCACGCGATGAATCCGGACGTGGCGCGGCAGGGGTTCACGTCGCTGCCGTTCGGGCCTGGGCTGGAGTTGCCGTTCGCGGCGCGGCTGGAGGCCATTGCGGGTGCCATCTACATGTACAACCGGCGCATTCCAGGCGATTTTCCGACGACCTGGGAGGATGTGTTCGCGTTTGCGCGGCAGCATCGGCGCGGGGTTTGA